One genomic window of Bradyrhizobium sp. B124 includes the following:
- a CDS encoding TonB C-terminal domain-containing protein: MDTVARPWETIDADTMSIGYLSGGLAGRPSDARRFCVLICVYMLGAGSDVAMGQESPIAAAPRLTFDIPAQPLTSALESYGATSRREVLYDARLATGRLSGEVRGVFAPSEALQILLNGTGLVGRLTSENAVVIVPSAPAAGQPTTPDVDARKGDPVIRARYYAVVQERVREAFCRDMLLRPGRYRIAVQFWIAPTGSVQQTRLLSKTGDDRVDSAIETTLRGLRMNEVPPPGISQPLTMVVAAHPSERAQDCAGIDAVRTSGGVN; this comes from the coding sequence TTGGACACAGTCGCCCGCCCTTGGGAAACAATCGACGCGGATACGATGAGCATTGGATATCTTTCGGGGGGCTTGGCAGGGCGCCCCTCAGACGCTCGTCGATTTTGCGTTTTGATCTGCGTCTACATGCTGGGCGCGGGCAGCGATGTCGCGATGGGGCAGGAGAGTCCGATCGCTGCTGCGCCGCGCCTGACATTCGATATTCCGGCGCAACCTCTGACATCCGCACTGGAAAGTTATGGCGCCACGTCGCGGCGTGAGGTGCTCTACGATGCGCGGCTTGCGACTGGCCGGCTCTCAGGCGAGGTGAGGGGTGTCTTCGCGCCTTCTGAAGCCCTACAGATATTGCTCAATGGCACCGGCCTTGTCGGCCGCCTGACGTCGGAGAATGCCGTGGTGATCGTGCCCTCGGCTCCGGCTGCCGGGCAGCCGACGACGCCCGACGTCGATGCGCGAAAAGGCGATCCGGTCATTCGCGCCCGCTATTATGCCGTGGTGCAGGAGCGCGTTCGAGAGGCCTTCTGCAGGGACATGTTGCTGCGGCCGGGCCGCTATCGGATCGCCGTGCAGTTCTGGATCGCTCCAACTGGATCCGTGCAACAGACCAGACTCTTGAGCAAGACAGGCGATGACCGCGTCGACAGCGCGATCGAGACGACGCTGCGCGGATTGAGAATGAATGAGGTGCCGCCGCCCGGCATCTCGCAACCCCTCACGATGGTCGTTGCGGCGCATCCGTCGGAACGGGCGCAGGACTGTGCCGGGATCGACGCCGTCCGGACCAGCGGTGGGGTGAATTGA
- a CDS encoding VWA domain-containing protein: MAVAQISSLDGFRSGRRLAALLRGHDEIAVAVQAARAALHRMGAFDRLAAWDEAVHDLFEANLGQAVVLGFLKLSEQWQALRSTDDLIAIGRAAGDIGRSAGSRTAHALLTELSKVLPRLAGAGELTAVLAALGQLADAGPESVGLAIGRLEPLLAHAGADDFSAWVSAGLRASGGRASRRRAYFALDDPLSVRLFAVGRTGDDFARLEKRLAATTLALWNRKPRFRRLAIAPTPVPRRASLAAGLIGLPETFPGFAGEGADTVYLAAVAHAGAHLVHSTVRFPVGRLKALQIALVSLIEDARVETLALREMPGLRRLWLPFHSATPSGQATAAGLMMRLARALIDPDYQDSDAWVTKGRALFAGAADRWIDPAISREIGGLLGNDIGQMRLQFNARSYVVEPAYRDDNLALWDFGDQPDSPAETIELAVDSVRIERRDDADGKSTDNDANSDETLHAKAAAVTLLDGFPVASYPEWDYATRTERADWTTILEADAAVSAQPFDPSMDAEAMRWITELTRDASIGRRIRHKGQRDGDALDIDAAIALTIERRAGSISEPRVYQRDAPGPRDLAVLLLLDLSQSTADRDGRGRTVLDVERKAAAIMATAVEAANDAIAVHGFSSDGRERVRYLRIKGFEEPMDAVVRSRLAGLGSSHSTRLGAALRHAGGYLAGRRAFRKVLLVLTDGEPSDVDAPDPQYLVEDARRAAQQLRRRGTDIFAFGIGEDRFPQLDRIFGERHALRVPRIEVLPQRVMQLYAELKK, translated from the coding sequence GTGGCGGTCGCGCAAATCAGTTCGCTCGATGGCTTCCGGTCCGGGCGCCGGCTTGCGGCGCTCCTGCGCGGCCACGATGAGATCGCGGTGGCGGTGCAGGCGGCGCGGGCCGCCTTGCACCGGATGGGGGCGTTCGATCGTCTGGCGGCCTGGGACGAGGCGGTGCACGACCTGTTCGAGGCCAACCTCGGCCAGGCCGTGGTTCTGGGTTTCCTAAAGCTATCGGAGCAATGGCAGGCGCTGCGATCGACCGATGACCTGATCGCGATCGGACGCGCCGCAGGGGATATCGGCCGCAGCGCCGGAAGCCGCACAGCCCATGCTTTGCTGACCGAATTGTCCAAAGTGCTGCCGCGGCTTGCGGGCGCTGGAGAACTCACCGCCGTTCTTGCCGCGCTCGGCCAGCTCGCAGATGCAGGCCCGGAATCGGTGGGCCTTGCGATCGGCCGGCTGGAACCGCTGCTCGCGCACGCCGGGGCCGACGACTTTTCCGCCTGGGTTTCGGCCGGCTTGCGCGCAAGCGGCGGCCGCGCATCGCGCCGGCGCGCCTATTTCGCGCTCGACGATCCGCTCTCGGTGCGACTGTTCGCGGTCGGCCGGACCGGCGATGATTTTGCACGGCTGGAAAAGCGCCTCGCCGCAACCACGCTCGCGCTGTGGAACAGGAAGCCGCGTTTCCGCAGGCTGGCCATTGCACCGACGCCGGTGCCGCGGCGTGCCTCGCTCGCCGCCGGCCTGATCGGGCTCCCGGAGACCTTTCCCGGCTTCGCGGGCGAGGGGGCGGACACCGTCTATCTTGCCGCGGTCGCGCATGCCGGCGCGCATCTGGTGCACTCCACCGTCCGCTTTCCTGTGGGGCGGCTGAAGGCGCTGCAGATCGCGCTGGTCTCGCTGATCGAGGATGCCAGGGTCGAGACGCTGGCGCTTCGCGAGATGCCCGGGCTGCGCCGGCTGTGGTTGCCATTCCACAGCGCGACGCCAAGCGGCCAGGCAACTGCCGCCGGACTGATGATGCGATTGGCGCGGGCGCTGATCGATCCGGACTATCAGGATTCGGATGCGTGGGTGACCAAGGGGCGGGCTCTGTTTGCCGGTGCCGCCGACCGCTGGATTGATCCTGCCATCAGCCGCGAGATCGGCGGGCTGCTCGGCAACGACATCGGGCAGATGCGGCTGCAGTTCAACGCCAGGAGCTACGTCGTCGAACCGGCCTATCGCGATGACAATCTGGCGCTGTGGGATTTTGGCGATCAGCCGGACAGCCCGGCCGAGACGATCGAACTTGCAGTCGATTCCGTACGGATCGAGCGCCGCGACGACGCCGATGGAAAGTCCACCGACAACGACGCAAATTCCGACGAGACGCTGCACGCGAAGGCCGCAGCGGTGACCCTGCTGGACGGATTTCCGGTCGCGAGCTACCCGGAATGGGACTATGCGACGCGCACCGAGCGGGCGGACTGGACCACGATCCTGGAGGCTGATGCAGCGGTATCCGCCCAGCCGTTCGACCCTTCGATGGATGCCGAGGCGATGCGCTGGATCACCGAGTTGACCCGCGACGCCTCGATCGGCCGCCGCATCAGACACAAGGGCCAGCGCGACGGCGACGCGCTCGACATCGACGCGGCAATCGCGCTGACGATCGAGCGCCGTGCCGGCAGTATCAGCGAGCCCAGGGTCTACCAACGCGATGCGCCGGGACCGCGCGATCTTGCCGTTCTGCTGCTGTTGGACCTGTCGCAATCGACCGCGGACCGCGATGGTCGCGGCCGGACGGTTCTCGACGTCGAGCGCAAGGCCGCCGCGATCATGGCGACGGCGGTCGAGGCCGCCAATGACGCGATCGCGGTGCACGGCTTCAGCTCCGACGGCCGCGAGCGCGTGCGCTATCTCCGCATCAAGGGCTTCGAGGAGCCGATGGACGCCGTTGTGCGCTCGCGTCTCGCGGGCCTTGGCAGCAGCCATTCCACCCGGCTCGGTGCCGCGTTGCGCCACGCCGGGGGCTACCTCGCGGGACGACGCGCATTCCGCAAGGTGTTGCTGGTTCTGACCGACGGCGAGCCGTCCGACGTCGATGCGCCCGATCCGCAATATCTGGTGGAGGACGCGCGCCGCGCCGCTCAGCAGCTGCGGCGGCGCGGCACCGATATTTTTGCCTTCGGCATCGGTGAGGACAGATTTCCCCAGCTCGATCGCATTTTCGGCGAGCGCCATGCGCTCCGGGTGCCGCGTATCGAGGTCTTGCCGCAACGGGTGATGCAGCTTTATGCGGAACTGAAGAAATAG
- a CDS encoding FecR domain-containing protein, whose amino-acid sequence MTYEGGKSTIGLGAMEREAHAWVRRLTSGDATVEDAEAFQLWRQQSAAHAIAFAKASKLWETVGKAGHNLRYDPASLGMLLDGEAKRVMTRRLVLAGGLATAAAAVGAVTLRPPLELWPSWSELAADYRTGTGEQRKLALNDNVSINLDTRTSIALRPDHGDTSRIELITGQASVATAQQQSRPVTVIASSGQTVATQASFDVRYLGAEVRVTCLGGEVRVEHQGNARIVRERQQIAYDERRMSDIVAIDPAVEAAWQEGLLIFRYTPLPKVVEEVNRYRSGRIFIVNAELNAHLINGRFHIDRIDEVLLQLEQAFGVKAKTLPGGIVLLS is encoded by the coding sequence ATGACGTACGAAGGCGGCAAATCGACGATAGGGCTCGGCGCGATGGAGCGGGAGGCACATGCCTGGGTGAGGCGCTTGACGTCCGGAGACGCGACAGTCGAGGACGCCGAGGCATTCCAGCTGTGGCGCCAGCAGAGCGCTGCCCATGCGATTGCCTTTGCCAAGGCTAGCAAGCTTTGGGAGACGGTTGGCAAAGCCGGCCATAACCTCCGGTATGACCCCGCGTCGCTGGGCATGTTGCTTGATGGCGAAGCGAAGCGCGTGATGACCCGCAGGCTGGTGCTCGCCGGCGGGCTTGCGACCGCCGCTGCCGCCGTCGGAGCGGTGACGCTGCGTCCCCCGCTCGAGCTCTGGCCGTCATGGTCCGAGCTTGCGGCCGACTACCGGACAGGTACGGGAGAGCAGCGCAAGCTCGCATTGAACGACAATGTGTCGATCAACCTCGACACACGAACCAGCATCGCGCTGCGCCCGGACCATGGTGACACCAGCCGCATCGAGCTGATCACGGGGCAGGCATCGGTCGCGACGGCCCAGCAGCAGTCAAGACCGGTGACAGTGATCGCCTCCAGTGGTCAAACGGTGGCAACGCAAGCCTCGTTCGACGTGCGCTACCTCGGAGCCGAGGTGCGCGTCACCTGTCTCGGCGGCGAGGTTCGCGTCGAGCATCAGGGAAACGCCCGTATTGTTCGTGAAAGGCAACAGATCGCCTATGACGAGAGGCGCATGAGCGACATCGTCGCGATCGATCCGGCCGTCGAGGCGGCCTGGCAAGAGGGATTGCTGATCTTCCGCTACACGCCCCTGCCCAAGGTGGTGGAGGAGGTGAACCGGTACCGGTCGGGCCGGATCTTCATCGTCAATGCCGAGCTGAACGCCCATCTGATCAACGGCCGCTTCCATATCGATCGGATCGACGAGGTTCTCCTGCAGCTCGAACAAGCCTTTGGCGTGAAAGCCAAAACGCTTCCCGGCGGCATTGTGCTGCTGAGCTGA
- a CDS encoding CbbQ/NirQ/NorQ/GpvN family protein, which produces MSNPALLLDQYRIRQEPYYRPLKDEVELFGAAYANRMPVMLKGPTGCGKTRFIEYMAWRLGRPLITVACHEDMTAADLVGRWLLDAEGTVWSDGPLTTAVRLGAICYLDEIVEARQDTTVVIHPLTDDRRVLPLEKRGELIHAHSDFQLVISYNPGYQSAIKDLKESTKQRFAALDFGYPDRSAETEVVSREAGIEPNLADLLVKIAQHSRNLKGQGLDEGASTRMLVNAGRLIGCGISLEKACETTIVVPLTDDADTRNTLRDVISASA; this is translated from the coding sequence TTGTCCAATCCCGCTTTGCTGCTCGACCAGTACCGCATCCGCCAGGAGCCGTATTACCGGCCGCTCAAGGATGAGGTCGAATTGTTCGGCGCAGCCTATGCGAACCGCATGCCGGTGATGCTGAAAGGCCCCACCGGCTGCGGCAAGACCCGCTTCATCGAATACATGGCCTGGCGGCTCGGCCGTCCGCTCATCACGGTCGCCTGTCACGAGGACATGACGGCGGCGGATCTGGTGGGACGCTGGCTGCTCGATGCGGAGGGTACGGTGTGGAGCGACGGGCCGCTCACGACGGCCGTGCGTCTTGGCGCGATCTGCTACCTCGACGAGATCGTCGAGGCGCGCCAGGACACGACGGTCGTGATCCATCCGCTGACCGACGATCGGCGTGTGCTGCCGCTGGAAAAGCGTGGCGAGCTGATCCACGCGCATTCCGATTTCCAGCTCGTGATTTCGTACAATCCGGGCTACCAGAGCGCGATCAAGGACCTCAAGGAATCCACCAAGCAGCGCTTCGCGGCGCTGGATTTCGGCTACCCCGACCGGTCGGCGGAAACCGAGGTGGTGTCGCGCGAGGCCGGCATCGAACCCAACCTCGCCGATCTCCTGGTGAAGATCGCCCAGCACAGCCGCAACCTGAAGGGCCAGGGTCTCGACGAAGGCGCCTCGACCCGGATGCTGGTCAATGCCGGCCGCTTGATCGGATGCGGCATCAGCCTCGAAAAGGCGTGCGAGACCACGATCGTCGTTCCCTTGACCGATGATGCGGACACTAGGAACACGTTGCGTGACGTGATTTCGGCCTCTGCGTAG
- a CDS encoding RNA polymerase sigma factor, with translation MSDATRTMLRSFLAARYDDLKLRLSRRLGSAELASDALQDTYVRLGRAEVTGAVQSPAAYLFRMAFNVAIDRQRAEKRRLARNEVQDLLHIVDDAPGPGQITEARFEIEALEKAIAELTPRRRVILLAARLQGMPQREIASRLGVSLRLVEKELRLAQEHCALKLGK, from the coding sequence ATGAGCGACGCAACCCGGACCATGCTGCGCAGCTTCCTCGCTGCCCGCTACGACGATCTCAAGCTGCGGCTGAGCCGCCGTCTCGGATCGGCGGAGCTTGCCAGCGATGCGTTGCAGGACACCTATGTGCGTCTCGGGCGGGCCGAGGTGACGGGGGCGGTGCAAAGCCCGGCCGCCTATCTGTTCCGCATGGCCTTTAACGTCGCAATCGACCGGCAGCGGGCCGAGAAACGGCGACTGGCCCGCAATGAGGTTCAGGATCTGCTTCATATTGTGGACGATGCGCCCGGGCCGGGTCAGATCACGGAGGCTCGCTTCGAGATCGAGGCCCTGGAGAAGGCGATCGCGGAACTGACACCGCGCCGCCGGGTCATCCTGCTGGCCGCGCGGCTTCAGGGAATGCCGCAGCGGGAGATCGCCAGCCGGCTGGGCGTCTCGTTGCGCCTGGTCGAGAAGGAACTCCGCCTCGCTCAGGAACACTGCGCGCTGAAGCTGGGAAAATAG